The Prevotella sp. E9-3 genome has a window encoding:
- the radA gene encoding DNA repair protein RadA — MAKDKIAYVCSNCGQESAKWIGKCPSCGQWNTFKEIKVAATPSVSFSSKSSGGASINASRVGRALRLNEITHQDEKRIDMHDEELNRVLGGGLVPGSIVLLGGEPGIGKSTLSLQTMLNLPEKRILYVSGEESAHQLKMRAERILSAQRKSAEDVMDNFLILCENSLEQIFEHIKEEKPELVVIDSIQTIATEDVESSAGSIAQVRECASSLLRFAKTSGVPVILIGHITKEGTLAGPKILEHIVDTVIQFEGDQHHLYRLLRSIKNRFGSTSELGIYEMQQSGLRQVSNPSELLLTEREETLSGIAISSAIEGVRPFLLETQALVSSAAYGTPQRSATGFDQRRLNMLLAVLEKRVGFKLMQKDVFLNIAGGLRVTDMAMDLSVIAAILSSNVDTPIEPGWCMCGEVGLSGEVRPVNRIEQRVAEAQKLGFNHIIVPRYNLQGFDRKKFSIELHPVRKVEEALRALFG; from the coding sequence ATGGCAAAAGACAAAATAGCATACGTGTGCTCCAACTGCGGACAGGAGTCTGCAAAGTGGATAGGCAAATGTCCTTCTTGTGGTCAATGGAACACTTTCAAGGAAATCAAAGTTGCAGCAACTCCTTCAGTATCGTTCTCTTCAAAATCATCTGGCGGTGCAAGCATTAATGCTAGTCGCGTAGGACGGGCACTCCGACTCAACGAGATAACACATCAGGACGAGAAACGAATAGACATGCACGATGAAGAGTTGAACCGTGTGTTGGGTGGAGGATTGGTACCTGGCAGTATCGTTCTACTAGGAGGCGAACCTGGCATCGGCAAATCAACACTATCCCTGCAAACCATGCTCAACCTTCCCGAAAAGCGCATACTCTACGTGAGTGGTGAGGAGAGTGCCCACCAACTAAAAATGCGAGCCGAACGTATCCTTTCAGCCCAGCGCAAGAGTGCTGAGGATGTAATGGACAATTTTCTGATTCTTTGCGAAAACTCTTTAGAACAAATTTTCGAACATATCAAGGAAGAGAAGCCCGAACTTGTGGTAATAGACTCCATACAAACTATCGCAACCGAAGACGTAGAATCTTCGGCAGGAAGCATTGCCCAAGTGCGCGAATGTGCTTCTTCACTTTTGCGGTTTGCCAAGACCAGTGGTGTGCCTGTCATCCTTATTGGCCACATCACGAAAGAAGGCACCTTGGCAGGTCCCAAAATCTTAGAACATATCGTAGATACCGTCATCCAGTTCGAGGGCGACCAGCATCACTTATACAGATTATTGCGAAGCATTAAGAATAGATTTGGAAGTACCTCGGAATTAGGTATTTATGAAATGCAACAATCAGGATTACGTCAAGTTAGTAATCCTTCCGAATTATTGCTTACCGAACGCGAGGAAACACTCTCCGGCATAGCCATCTCGAGTGCCATTGAAGGTGTGCGTCCTTTCTTATTGGAGACACAAGCATTGGTATCATCTGCAGCCTATGGCACTCCCCAGCGTTCAGCCACAGGTTTCGATCAGCGCCGACTGAACATGCTCCTTGCTGTACTCGAAAAAAGAGTAGGTTTCAAGCTGATGCAGAAAGATGTTTTCCTGAACATTGCCGGCGGCTTGCGAGTCACGGATATGGCTATGGACCTTTCAGTAATTGCCGCAATATTGTCCAGCAATGTTGACACCCCGATCGAACCTGGTTGGTGCATGTGTGGCGAGGTAGGATTGAGTGGCGAAGTGCGTCCTGTAAACAGAATCGAGCAACGAGTTGCCGAAGCCCAGAAATTAGGTTTCAACCACATCATTGTACCCCGTTATAATCTACAAGGTTTCGACCGCAAGAAATTCTCCATCGAACTCCATCCTGTACGCAAAGTCGAAGAAGCTCTCAGGGCACTATTCGGATAA
- a CDS encoding ABC transporter substrate-binding protein, translating to MKQIIAFLFALSLIWACDNAEGLKYVSDVLPDDSAQLRIAVMPTLDCLPIFVADESGFFEDEGIDVSIFPYNAQMDCDTAIERGRVNAVVSDLVRIENLRQRGLALKDVTSTDLSWQLLSGRQARIKHLKQLDDKMVAMTRFSATHLLSDKVVDSVKLQTERVFRIQVNSIPVRMGMLEAGIMDALFLPEPWASAARNKQAEVLMDTRTMDLRLGVVAFKERAATSHQLTAFCKAYNQACDSINERGLQYYSKLIEKRCGVNEETVDSLPDCQFSHTEAPRETDKAVAIEWLKAKGKLN from the coding sequence ATGAAACAGATAATAGCATTTCTATTTGCCCTTTCGCTAATATGGGCTTGTGACAATGCAGAGGGCTTGAAATACGTTTCCGATGTGTTGCCCGATGATTCGGCACAGTTGCGTATTGCTGTGATGCCCACCTTGGACTGTCTGCCTATATTTGTGGCAGATGAGAGTGGGTTCTTTGAAGATGAGGGTATTGATGTCAGCATATTTCCCTATAATGCCCAGATGGACTGCGACACGGCCATAGAGCGGGGCAGGGTGAATGCTGTGGTGAGTGATCTGGTAAGGATAGAGAATCTACGTCAGCGCGGATTGGCATTGAAAGATGTTACTTCGACCGACTTGTCCTGGCAGCTGCTTTCTGGGCGTCAGGCTCGTATAAAGCATTTAAAGCAGTTGGACGACAAGATGGTGGCAATGACCCGATTCTCGGCTACTCACTTGCTGAGTGATAAGGTGGTGGATAGCGTGAAGTTGCAGACTGAGCGCGTGTTCCGCATTCAGGTGAACAGTATTCCTGTTCGTATGGGTATGCTGGAGGCAGGTATTATGGATGCCCTGTTTCTTCCCGAGCCATGGGCCTCGGCAGCACGCAACAAACAGGCTGAAGTGCTGATGGATACCCGAACGATGGACTTGAGACTTGGAGTCGTGGCTTTTAAGGAACGTGCGGCAACCAGTCATCAACTGACTGCTTTCTGCAAAGCCTACAATCAAGCTTGTGATTCTATCAATGAACGTGGTCTTCAGTACTATTCAAAGCTGATAGAGAAACGCTGTGGCGTGAATGAGGAAACGGTTGACTCATTGCCTGATTGTCAATTTTCGCATACCGAGGCCCCAAGAGAAACAGATAAGGCAGTGGCCATTGAGTGGCTGAAGGCGAAAGGTAAATTGAACTAA
- a CDS encoding tetratricopeptide repeat protein — translation MWQNPHFNDIFRYLRERNFSKAINLAVNYFLTHSSHDMETFMHIRQDYELMVDYWRKGFPDSQREALYDRLLRRLYVFMANEAIIDRIRKSSQLSELSAASDDELMNDGFQQLRSRLEDDVTSMAMLELEPEHLRKVKSEEIYRKHQQFMSRVFNTLFTSYSLRDSAVQPLKELLLSPTVDSIDQQLMVSALTLSNMMTFCINKFQLLVDVSQMSTVENVRQRALVGWVLSTDSSFAQLYPEIRSTIDSLCLNEQTRRELTELQMQIVYCMQADDDSQMIKNEIMPELIKGNNAQMNRLNMMDMGENSLEDILHPDGEEDSVERMEASMKKMAEMGRKGSDIYFAGFSQMKRYPFFYDISNWFVPFYPHHPLISNIWFNTKGGKFLQTVTQGGAFCDSDRYSFVLAFSQVMEHMPKQMFEIVEKGEATPMALGGEVPLEDQQQPAFIRRFYLQNLYRFFRLFPHRSEFVNPFEQQRAIFMNSPLFLLPSMSECITRVASFLVKRGMGKQALELLEKQPANGYTLAYHLLIGQLWQGQALTAGTLSDAERKEAQMKAISHYHDALLLDANHQRALIGYARALFNNQQYDEALDIFRKLYASGNSGVGVELNISVCLIQLNRVDEALKILYRLNYNDPDNDNVNRVLAWAQTLAGSYEQAEKFYGRLTSVECPHADDLLNYGYCLWFQQQVEKAIGYFQQYMKHEHTDLEKEFLHTEYDILKEKGITDIDIQLMLEAVRQ, via the coding sequence ATGTGGCAGAATCCCCATTTTAACGATATATTCAGGTATCTGCGAGAGCGTAATTTCTCAAAAGCCATTAACTTGGCTGTTAACTATTTCCTTACGCATAGTTCGCATGATATGGAGACTTTCATGCACATCCGTCAGGACTACGAGTTGATGGTGGATTATTGGCGGAAAGGTTTTCCCGACTCGCAACGTGAGGCTCTTTATGATCGGCTGTTGCGTAGGCTATATGTTTTTATGGCCAACGAGGCTATCATTGACCGTATCAGGAAATCTTCGCAGTTGTCTGAGTTGAGCGCTGCTTCTGATGATGAGCTGATGAATGATGGATTTCAGCAATTGCGCTCACGGCTGGAAGATGACGTGACCAGTATGGCGATGCTTGAACTGGAGCCAGAACATCTTCGTAAGGTGAAATCTGAGGAGATTTATCGCAAGCATCAGCAGTTCATGTCTCGCGTTTTTAACACACTCTTCACTTCATACTCTTTACGCGATTCTGCCGTTCAGCCGCTGAAGGAACTGCTGCTGTCGCCAACTGTTGACAGTATCGACCAGCAACTCATGGTCAGTGCCCTGACACTTTCGAATATGATGACGTTCTGCATTAACAAATTCCAGTTGTTAGTAGATGTCAGTCAGATGTCAACCGTGGAAAACGTTCGTCAGCGGGCATTAGTGGGATGGGTGCTCAGTACCGATTCTTCGTTTGCGCAACTCTATCCGGAAATTCGTTCTACCATTGACAGTCTTTGTTTGAATGAACAGACGAGGCGTGAATTGACCGAACTGCAGATGCAGATAGTGTATTGTATGCAGGCTGATGATGATTCTCAGATGATCAAGAACGAGATTATGCCTGAACTGATAAAAGGCAATAACGCTCAGATGAATCGTCTGAATATGATGGATATGGGGGAGAATTCTTTGGAAGACATCCTTCATCCTGACGGCGAAGAGGATAGTGTGGAGCGAATGGAGGCCAGCATGAAGAAAATGGCCGAGATGGGGCGTAAGGGCTCTGATATCTATTTTGCAGGTTTCTCTCAGATGAAGCGCTATCCGTTCTTTTATGATATCTCCAACTGGTTTGTGCCTTTCTATCCGCATCATCCCCTCATTTCAAATATATGGTTTAATACAAAAGGTGGAAAGTTCTTGCAGACTGTGACACAAGGAGGTGCCTTTTGCGACAGCGACCGCTATTCTTTTGTGCTGGCCTTCAGTCAGGTGATGGAGCATATGCCCAAGCAAATGTTCGAAATCGTAGAGAAAGGCGAGGCAACCCCAATGGCATTGGGGGGAGAAGTGCCGCTGGAAGACCAGCAACAACCGGCGTTTATTCGTCGTTTCTATTTGCAGAACCTATATCGTTTCTTCCGTCTCTTTCCACATCGTAGTGAGTTTGTGAATCCTTTCGAACAGCAACGTGCCATATTCATGAACTCCCCATTGTTCCTTCTGCCCTCCATGAGCGAATGCATTACACGTGTGGCATCGTTCCTTGTGAAGCGTGGCATGGGTAAACAGGCACTGGAACTATTAGAAAAGCAGCCTGCCAATGGTTATACACTGGCGTATCATCTGTTGATTGGCCAACTGTGGCAAGGCCAGGCATTGACCGCCGGCACATTGAGCGATGCAGAGCGTAAGGAGGCACAGATGAAGGCTATCAGCCACTATCATGATGCCTTGCTGTTGGATGCCAATCACCAGCGAGCTTTGATAGGTTATGCCCGTGCATTGTTCAATAACCAACAGTATGATGAGGCACTTGACATATTCAGAAAATTATATGCATCGGGCAATTCCGGCGTAGGCGTAGAACTGAATATCTCGGTTTGCCTCATTCAGCTGAACCGTGTTGACGAAGCATTGAAGATTCTGTATCGACTGAACTATAACGACCCAGACAACGACAACGTGAACAGGGTGTTGGCATGGGCACAGACCTTGGCAGGATCATACGAGCAGGCAGAGAAATTCTATGGGCGACTAACAAGTGTTGAATGTCCACACGCTGACGATTTGCTGAATTACGGCTATTGCCTGTGGTTTCAGCAGCAGGTTGAGAAAGCCATTGGCTATTTTCAGCAGTATATGAAACACGAACATACAGACTTGGAGAAAGAATTTCTTCATACTGAGTATGATATTCTGAAAGAAAAAGGTATTACCGATATCGATATCCAACTCATGCTCGAGGCCGTTCGTCAATAG
- a CDS encoding DUF1015 domain-containing protein — protein MATIKPFRGIRPPKELVEQVESRPYDVLDSDEARAEAGDNEKSLYHIIKPEIDFPVGTSEYDPKVYEKAAENFQKFQDKGWLVQDEQEHYYIYAQTMQGKTQYGLVVGAYVDDYMQGRIKKHELTRRDKEEDRMKHVRVNNANIEPVFFAYPDNKVLDTLIMRYAATKPEYDFIAPIDGFRHQFWVISDQQDIDTITKEFGKMPTMYIADGHHRSAAAALVGAEKQKQNPHHTGNEEYNYFMAVCFQASQLTILDYNRVVKDLNGLSSEEFLAALQVNFIVEDKGTEIYKPQQLHEFSLYLDQHWFSLKAKEGTYDNSDPIGVLDVDISSRLILDEILGIKDLRSDKRIDFVGGLRGLGELKRRVDNGEMRMALALYPVSMQQIMDIADSGKIMPPKATWFEPKLRSGLVIHKLD, from the coding sequence ATGGCAACAATTAAACCGTTTCGTGGAATTCGTCCACCGAAAGAATTGGTAGAACAAGTGGAGAGCCGTCCCTATGATGTGCTTGATAGTGATGAGGCACGTGCCGAAGCTGGCGACAATGAGAAAAGCCTCTACCACATCATCAAACCAGAGATAGACTTCCCTGTGGGTACTAGCGAGTACGATCCTAAAGTCTATGAGAAGGCTGCTGAGAATTTCCAAAAGTTCCAGGACAAAGGCTGGCTGGTACAGGATGAACAGGAACATTACTATATCTATGCCCAGACTATGCAGGGAAAAACTCAGTATGGACTGGTGGTTGGCGCTTATGTTGATGACTATATGCAGGGACGCATCAAGAAACATGAGCTTACTCGTCGTGACAAGGAAGAGGACCGTATGAAACACGTACGTGTGAACAATGCTAATATTGAACCGGTATTCTTCGCTTATCCCGACAATAAAGTGCTTGATACGCTCATTATGCGCTATGCTGCCACCAAGCCTGAATACGATTTCATAGCTCCTATCGATGGATTCCGTCATCAGTTCTGGGTGATCAGCGACCAGCAGGATATTGATACCATTACCAAAGAATTTGGAAAGATGCCCACCATGTATATTGCTGATGGTCACCACCGTTCGGCTGCTGCCGCTCTGGTAGGAGCCGAAAAGCAGAAACAGAACCCTCATCACACGGGCAATGAAGAGTACAACTACTTTATGGCTGTTTGTTTCCAGGCTTCTCAGCTTACTATTCTCGATTACAACCGTGTGGTGAAAGACCTCAATGGCCTCTCTTCAGAAGAGTTCCTTGCTGCCTTGCAGGTGAATTTCATCGTAGAAGATAAGGGTACCGAAATATATAAGCCACAGCAGTTGCATGAGTTCTCACTCTATCTCGACCAGCACTGGTTTAGTTTGAAAGCTAAGGAAGGAACATACGACAATAGTGATCCTATCGGAGTACTCGATGTAGATATCAGTAGCCGACTCATTCTCGACGAGATTCTTGGTATTAAAGACCTGCGTTCCGACAAGCGTATAGACTTTGTTGGCGGACTCCGCGGACTTGGAGAACTGAAGCGCCGTGTTGACAATGGAGAGATGCGTATGGCGCTGGCTCTCTATCCTGTGAGCATGCAGCAGATTATGGATATTGCCGACAGCGGCAAGATTATGCCTCCAAAGGCTACATGGTTTGAACCTAAACTGCGTTCTGGTCTGGTGATTCATAAATTGGATTAA
- a CDS encoding YigZ family protein, protein MTDEFKTIKGISEGFYSEKRSKFLAFAHHVETLDEIKALLADYRKKYYDARHVCYAYMLGPERTDFRANDDGEPSSTAGKPILGQINSNELTDILIVVVRYYGGVNLGTSGLIVAYREASADALSHAEMEVRQVEETIVFDFPYVMMNDVMRIVKEMQPRIVSQTYDNTCQITLSIRKSEAEILRSKLAKLSFGNS, encoded by the coding sequence ATGACCGACGAATTTAAGACAATAAAAGGAATAAGCGAAGGATTTTACTCTGAAAAACGGAGTAAATTCCTCGCTTTTGCACATCATGTAGAAACACTTGATGAGATAAAAGCCTTGTTGGCTGATTATCGGAAAAAGTACTATGATGCACGTCATGTGTGCTATGCCTATATGCTGGGACCTGAGCGCACAGACTTCCGTGCCAATGATGACGGTGAACCTTCCTCTACTGCAGGCAAACCAATATTAGGTCAAATAAATAGTAACGAACTGACTGATATTCTGATAGTTGTGGTTCGATATTACGGAGGTGTGAACCTTGGAACGAGTGGACTGATTGTGGCCTATCGTGAGGCTTCTGCTGATGCTCTATCCCATGCAGAAATGGAAGTGAGACAGGTGGAGGAAACCATCGTTTTCGACTTCCCATACGTGATGATGAATGATGTAATGCGTATTGTAAAAGAGATGCAGCCACGCATCGTCAGTCAGACCTATGACAATACTTGTCAGATTACACTCAGTATCCGGAAGTCGGAAGCTGAAATTTTACGGTCAAAATTGGCGAAACTGTCGTTTGGTAACTCTTAA
- a CDS encoding acyl-[acyl-carrier-protein] thioesterase codes for MLKMDKVGKYEFLAEPFHCDFSGKLFMGHLGNHMLNAADFHSTDRGFGMKYLMTIQRSWVLSRLAIEMDEMPSQYTKFNVETWVEGAMRFFTNRNFRVVGTTPEGNEKVYGYGRSVWAMIDTESRQPTDILSIHDGAINQWIEKEKECPIEKGGRVKMSDDAEFVSTIDTHYNDVDINGHINSVKYIEHVLDLWSLSWYKEHRLKRFEIAYVAEAHEGDQLSFYREQTGEGEYCVRIVRSDGTETCRSKLLFV; via the coding sequence ATTCTCAAGATGGATAAAGTAGGAAAATACGAATTTTTAGCTGAACCTTTTCATTGTGATTTCTCTGGAAAACTGTTTATGGGCCATCTGGGAAATCATATGTTGAATGCTGCCGATTTCCATTCTACTGACCGTGGATTCGGTATGAAATATCTGATGACCATTCAGCGTTCATGGGTTCTTTCTCGTTTGGCTATCGAGATGGACGAGATGCCGTCGCAATATACAAAGTTCAATGTTGAGACCTGGGTTGAAGGAGCAATGCGTTTCTTCACCAACCGTAACTTCCGGGTAGTTGGCACAACTCCTGAAGGAAATGAGAAAGTATATGGTTACGGTCGCAGTGTTTGGGCAATGATCGACACAGAGAGTCGCCAGCCTACTGATATTCTCTCCATTCACGATGGCGCTATCAATCAATGGATTGAAAAGGAAAAAGAATGTCCTATTGAAAAGGGTGGACGGGTAAAAATGTCGGATGATGCAGAGTTTGTCAGCACTATTGATACCCACTATAATGATGTAGATATCAACGGTCACATCAACTCTGTGAAATATATCGAGCACGTTCTCGACCTGTGGTCTCTCTCATGGTATAAGGAACATCGGCTGAAACGTTTTGAAATTGCCTATGTGGCTGAAGCTCATGAAGGTGATCAGCTTTCGTTCTATCGTGAACAGACAGGTGAGGGCGAATACTGCGTTCGCATCGTTAGAAGCGATGGTACTGAGACCTGCCGCAGTAAACTCCTCTTTGTCTGA
- the ccsA gene encoding cytochrome c biogenesis protein CcsA: protein MLKKATIILYCVVVVVMAIATFVEHANGFRLYDEWWFTVLWALLTAVAIVYFLKQKVSKLFVVVLHLSFVFILFGAFLTHVSARQGALHVRVGEQTSQYMTQDGHLHKLPFTLTLDSFNVIYHKGTTAAADYESHLLLTNAEGLNRSVTVSMNNICSQNGVRLYQASYDDDGRGTVLSVNSDPWGIPVTYTGYALLFLALVWMLIDPKGQYHQVLRSPLLKKGAFILIMLFGMNGNMQAINDTTQTKNEITEELHVLPKETAEHFGQLQMLYNNRICPVETYALDFTKKLYGKRHYGKYTALQVLTGFIFYGDEWSQEPIVRIKSGELKDARQLPDYCSVNQFFTPGVGYVLGPYVQEYYRGGQHDGFHKQVAKVDDQLMMVMDLRQGKPLKLFPCTDQQGETTWYSPIDNIDTVSVSEDERKYINEIFTLIYSEVREGNFEEVDNYIDLMERHQQKNGGLTLPSSTVTKVEHLYNAIPFATILFMINLTLGFISLGIFIFRMARQEKETDRQQESSKRTDWFLLPLYGLLMCSFIALTYCETLRWIVSGTIPMSNGYETMLLMAWFIQLITLLLYHRFRILLTFGFLLSGFFLLVSHISQMDPQIGRLMPVLNSPLLTIHVSIIMMSFALLSLTFFCGLTALGLRLFKKGGDETIAALGMLSRVFLYPALTTLGLGIFIGAIWANISWGTYWSWDPKEVWALITFMVYAVVVHTQSLPVFRKPLAYHIYVTLAFLTILMTYFGVNYILGGMHSYA, encoded by the coding sequence ATGCTAAAGAAAGCAACAATTATCTTATACTGTGTGGTGGTGGTCGTGATGGCCATCGCCACATTCGTTGAACATGCTAATGGTTTCCGTCTGTACGACGAATGGTGGTTCACTGTATTATGGGCGCTGCTGACGGCAGTTGCCATCGTTTATTTTCTAAAACAAAAGGTGAGCAAACTGTTTGTTGTTGTACTCCACCTTTCATTTGTGTTCATTCTGTTTGGTGCTTTTCTCACCCATGTATCTGCACGACAAGGTGCCCTACATGTGCGAGTAGGTGAACAGACCTCACAGTACATGACACAAGACGGACACCTGCACAAATTACCCTTCACACTTACGCTGGATAGTTTTAATGTTATCTATCACAAGGGAACAACAGCAGCTGCCGACTATGAGTCGCACCTACTATTAACCAACGCCGAAGGGCTGAATCGGAGTGTAACTGTATCCATGAACAATATCTGTTCACAAAACGGCGTACGTCTTTATCAGGCTTCGTACGATGATGACGGACGTGGTACTGTGCTCAGCGTGAACAGCGACCCGTGGGGGATTCCCGTCACCTATACGGGCTATGCCTTGCTGTTCCTTGCACTGGTATGGATGCTCATCGATCCCAAAGGTCAGTATCACCAAGTGCTTCGCTCACCCCTGCTAAAGAAAGGGGCCTTCATTCTCATCATGCTTTTTGGAATGAATGGAAACATGCAGGCGATAAACGACACAACACAAACAAAGAATGAAATAACAGAAGAGCTTCACGTATTGCCGAAAGAAACAGCTGAACACTTCGGACAATTACAGATGCTCTACAACAATCGTATTTGTCCTGTAGAGACCTATGCACTTGACTTTACCAAGAAACTCTATGGTAAGCGTCACTACGGCAAATATACAGCCCTCCAAGTACTCACAGGCTTTATCTTCTATGGAGATGAATGGAGTCAGGAACCAATTGTACGTATCAAAAGCGGTGAACTGAAAGATGCCCGTCAGTTACCCGACTATTGTTCTGTGAATCAGTTCTTCACTCCAGGGGTCGGCTATGTGCTGGGCCCCTATGTGCAAGAGTACTATCGCGGCGGTCAGCACGATGGTTTCCATAAACAGGTGGCCAAGGTAGATGATCAGTTGATGATGGTGATGGACCTTCGACAAGGTAAGCCTTTGAAATTATTTCCCTGTACCGACCAACAAGGAGAAACAACTTGGTATTCACCCATTGACAATATTGATACGGTAAGTGTATCGGAAGATGAACGCAAGTACATTAATGAGATATTCACACTGATATACAGTGAAGTGAGAGAAGGAAATTTCGAAGAGGTTGACAACTATATTGACCTGATGGAACGTCACCAACAGAAAAATGGCGGACTCACACTTCCTTCATCTACAGTAACGAAGGTAGAGCATTTATACAATGCGATTCCTTTTGCCACCATTCTTTTCATGATAAACCTTACCCTCGGATTCATATCGCTGGGTATTTTCATCTTCAGAATGGCAAGACAGGAAAAGGAAACTGACAGACAACAAGAAAGCTCAAAAAGAACAGACTGGTTTCTTCTGCCATTATATGGACTGTTGATGTGTTCCTTCATAGCGTTAACATATTGCGAGACGCTCCGATGGATTGTAAGCGGCACTATTCCCATGTCGAATGGCTATGAAACGATGTTGCTGATGGCATGGTTCATTCAGTTGATTACATTGTTACTTTATCATCGTTTCAGAATTTTGCTCACGTTCGGATTCCTATTATCAGGGTTCTTCCTATTGGTGAGTCACATCTCACAGATGGATCCGCAAATAGGCCGACTGATGCCAGTACTGAATTCGCCCCTCCTGACCATTCATGTAAGTATTATCATGATGTCGTTCGCTTTATTGAGCTTAACCTTCTTCTGTGGTCTTACAGCCCTCGGTCTTCGATTGTTCAAAAAAGGTGGTGATGAAACTATTGCTGCTCTTGGCATGCTTAGCAGAGTGTTCCTCTACCCTGCCCTCACCACATTAGGACTGGGAATATTCATTGGAGCTATTTGGGCCAACATATCATGGGGCACCTATTGGTCGTGGGACCCGAAAGAAGTATGGGCACTCATCACCTTTATGGTCTATGCAGTAGTCGTACACACGCAGTCGCTGCCTGTATTCCGTAAGCCTCTGGCCTACCACATTTACGTTACGCTGGCCTTCCTCACCATTCTGATGACCTATTTCGGAGTGAACTATATCCTGGGAGGCATGCACTCCTATGCATAG